The Archaeoglobaceae archaeon DNA segment TGCTTTACAACTTCGATAGCGACATAGAACGAGAGATAGAAAAGATTCAGAAGTCTTCTATTTGCGATTTAAACAAAGAATTAATCTTTAAATTCTATAATAGGAATAAACCTTTTTCAGAATGGAACGAAGAGGGTATTATCGAAATTCTCGCTTTCTTGGAAAAGAGAGGTTATAAGAAGGAAACAGTTAACGAATACAAGAAAAATTAAGGATGATCGAACTTGAGAGAAATTTAAGAAATAATTTAAGAAATAAGGCTATTTTAGCCTTAGGTTATGAGGGTGGTTTTAGAACTTCTGAATTGGCGGGAATAAGGATAAAAGATATCGATTTTGACAAGAGAGAAGGGGAACTTAAGGCGAGAGTTAAAGTTTTCGGGAAAACTGGAGAGAGAGTAGTTCCTTTAAGGATGTCTGTTCCATATCTAAGGGCATGGTTAGAAATGCACCCATTCGGAAATGATCCTGACGCCTATCTATTTTGTAGTTTGAGTAATAGGAGTTTTGGAGAACCTTTGAAATATGCTAATTTAGCCAAGGTTATAAAGAATTCTGCAAAAAAGGCGGGAATTAAGAAAAGAGTTCATCCTTACATATTGAGACATTCAAGAGCTACAGTTTTAGCATTGAGCAGTGTAGGTGAAAGCATAATATCGAAGTATTTAGGTTGGGTTATTGGTAGCGATATGCCAAGAGTCTATATCCATCTTGCCAATCGTGATGTGGAAAGGGTGATCCATGAGCTCTATGGACTCGATGGAGAGAGACCTAAGGTGACCAAACCTATAAGATGTCCAAGATGTGGAAAGGTGAATGAGCCCACAGCCAAATACTGTAGTCAATGTGCTTTGATACTGGATGAAAAGGAGAGATTAAGATTTGAGATTGAGGAACCCAATATTACCAAGGAGCTTATAGATTTAGCTATTCGAGATACCGATTTGCTTAAAAAGGCTAAAGAGATGATTGAGTTTCTAAAAGTTTTAAGGGATAATCCCAATTTGATGAAAGATTTTCTGAGTGTTATAGATAAAAAGTAGTCTTGGACATTTTATAAACCTGAGAACTACATCGTCTTTTGAATGGGTGAATTGGATATTGAAAAGCTCAAGTATCTGATAGTTAATGGTTCACCTTTCATAGCTTCGATTGCCTTGGCTATATTGGATCGTGAGCTATGCGGTAAGGTTTCCGAGTTCAAGGAGAGAGTCCAAAAAATTATGAAAAAAGAATCGTTTGTTAGTCTGGTCTTATTGTTCTTATTCGGTATAGCGGTTAATATAATGGTCTTAGGGGATCCTTTTTGTATTGGATGAGTTGATTTAGCTCTTGTATTTGATAACACCTTGGCGATTCTTTATTATTAGCTCTCTTACTTTCTTGATGTCATCCTTTGGGTTGATTGCAAAGAAGGCTTTAAGGATCACGTAAACCACTTCGGACTTCGTTAAATTTAGGTCTTTTGACTGCTCAACTATTGCATTGATCCTTTCAATGATGTAGTCATCAACTCTTGTCAAAATTGTATTCTCTCTTTTGAGTTCCATCATACTTTTTTCCTCCTGCCCTTCTCGGAGCCCATCTTAATGTTCTTACGTGATTGATCTATTAAACCTATAATATCTCCTTTCCTTTGATCAAGATACATGAACCCATAGTTCAAAAGTATTTCAATTAAAACCGATCTGCTTATTTTTATGTCTTTCTGATGGAGTATGCGTAAAAGGGAGTTTATTTTTTGGCACCAAGTTTTAATTATCTTATTTTACTTTTTTTGTTTAGGAATTTTAAAAATTCATAATAAACTTTAACTTATCCATTCGCCTATCATGAGTGGGTGAGAACATGGATTGGAAAGTTAGTTATGAATACCAAAAGTCTTTAAAAAGTGTTAGCCTAAGCGTTAGGGGAAATTTTGTAAGATTGGACTTTGAGGGTTTCGTTTTAGAGATAGAAAGAGAACTAATGAACCAGATAGCTAATTTTTGGATAGAAATCAACAGAGAGAGAAATGAGGAAGTGGAGGGTTTGGATTTTGAACAAAGTAAGCCACGGGCGGGATTTGAACCCGCGACCGCTTGCTTACCAAGCAAGCGCTCTCCCTGCTGAGCTACCGTGGCCTTTAAAATTTAAGGGGTTCTCAGATTTAAAAATTTTCTATATCGTATTTATCAGCCTCACTATAGGGAATTGACATCACGAGTCTTATGCGTTTTGCGGTCTTTTTTCCAACTTTTGGCACTTCCATTAGCTCTTCTTCGCTTGCAGTAGCTATTTTTTCTATTGTTTGGAAATGTTCAAGTAGATTTTTTGCGATCACAGTGCCAACGTTTGATATGGCTGAGACGATGTACTCCTGCTCTTCTTTGAGAGTTCTCTTTGTCTTTCCATAGTGTTCTACAACTTCCCTTTTCTTATCCTCCTGTTCTCTTCTTGCTATGGCCAAAATAAAGTCTGTAGTTTCTTTTTCATCCTTTGTGAAGATCAGAGGAATTCCAAAATCAATTACAATGGTTGCAAGTGCTCCCCGAATTGCATTGGGATGCACAGCCCTTCGGTATATGTTTTCACCTTCGATTATTATAATAGGTCTCTCATAGGACTTCAGTTTGATAAGCTGTGAGAAAAGTCTGTCGGAAATAAGGCTGTCAACGAAGTCATCTACTGTCTTTCTTTCAATGGCAACCCTATCGCTCAGTATATAGTCTGCGATTTCGAGATTTTTAACTTCTAAATCCACTCCAGCTTCTTTTAGTAACCTAACGACTTCTGATCGCAACTCTCTTGAGTCAACTATGATTTTAATTCCTGTTTTTTCGAAGTCCGTTAATTTTGCCTGTGCTTTAGGTTCACCTTTATCGAGCATGGCTTTAATTTCACGAAGCTTTTCGAACATCAAACGCTCTTTTCTCAGACTTGTATAATAATAGGCCTCATCTCTCGTTCCTTTAGCCATCAAAACCACTATTCTTCCCTTTCTTCCTCTTCCAGTTCTACCTTTCCTTTGTATTGCTCTTATTTCTGAGGGAATAGCCTCGTAAAATATAACGAGATCAGTTGCCGGAATGTCGAGTCCCTCCTCGCCAACAGAAGTTGCAACAAGGACTTTGTAAATTCCCTCTTTGAATTTCTGGAGAACTTCGATTTGTTCTCTCTGTTTCATACCTTTTTCGTTCTCTCTATCTGCTTGGCCGATGAATTTGACTGCAGGGGCAACTTTCGAAATTTCAGAGACAAGAAAATCTGCAGAATCACGATAGTTCGTGAATACTATTATCCTGGAATCTTCATTTTCTTCTAATTGTTTTTTAATAACCTCCTTAAGTCTTTCAATTTTTGGGTGTTCTGTTTTTAGCCTCATTGCAAGTAAAAGTGCATCCCTAAAGTTTGGATCGTTAGCTATACTTTTTGCGGCCTTACTACCACCTTTAGAAGAACTCTCTTTGAGGATCTTGTTAAGATAACTTTTGAAACTCTCAACACTCTGCGTTTCAATTAGCTCGATTGCATGGGAGAGCTTTAGGATCTCTGCCAAAAGAGAAATGGCCTCATAAAGTTCTGGTCTCTGCTCTTTTCCAAGTTCAGTCTGGATGAGCTCTTGAATCTCAAGAAGTTCTCTTTTAGAAGCTTTTTCTGGAATCTCTATTCCTATATCCTTCATTCTCCTTAACCTTACCTTCAAACTTGTTTCAATCTTCTCTTTAATCGCCATTATCTCCTTGGGAACTTCGACCTTAACCCATTCGATCTCTTTTTCGCTTACATATGGCCTGACGTCATCGTCATGCTCACTTCTGAGCTCTATAGATTCGATGTGCAAATTTTTTACAACTTCTAGAATTCTTTCTGGATCGCTACCCGGTGAAGCTGTGAGGGCCAGAATGAGAGGTTTTTTTGCTTTTTTAATATATTCTTCTGCAATAAAGACATAGCTGTAATTTCCAACTGCACGATGGGCTTCATCGAAAACAGCGACTACAACATCTTCTATGCTTATCCTATCTGCGATTAAATCGTTTTCAACCACCTGAGGGGTTGCAACAATAACTTTTGCTATTTCCCACAGCTTTCTTCTTTTTTCTGGCTCGTCTTCACCACTCAAAGCCACTATTTTGTTCTCCTCTATTTTTAGGGTTCTTCTGAGAAATTCTGCGTGCTGTTCTACGAGTGGTCTGGTTGGAGCAAGAAATAGCGCTTTGCCGTTCTCATTTA contains these protein-coding regions:
- a CDS encoding tyrosine-type recombinase/integrase, producing MIELERNLRNNLRNKAILALGYEGGFRTSELAGIRIKDIDFDKREGELKARVKVFGKTGERVVPLRMSVPYLRAWLEMHPFGNDPDAYLFCSLSNRSFGEPLKYANLAKVIKNSAKKAGIKKRVHPYILRHSRATVLALSSVGESIISKYLGWVIGSDMPRVYIHLANRDVERVIHELYGLDGERPKVTKPIRCPRCGKVNEPTAKYCSQCALILDEKERLRFEIEEPNITKELIDLAIRDTDLLKKAKEMIEFLKVLRDNPNLMKDFLSVIDKK
- a CDS encoding DEAD/DEAH box helicase: MEFVAHPLIKEMTLERRLYQIAIAMNALLKNTLVILPTGLGKTSVAALVIASRLLNENGKALFLAPTRPLVEQHAEFLRRTLKIEENKIVALSGEDEPEKRRKLWEIAKVIVATPQVVENDLIADRISIEDVVVAVFDEAHRAVGNYSYVFIAEEYIKKAKKPLILALTASPGSDPERILEVVKNLHIESIELRSEHDDDVRPYVSEKEIEWVKVEVPKEIMAIKEKIETSLKVRLRRMKDIGIEIPEKASKRELLEIQELIQTELGKEQRPELYEAISLLAEILKLSHAIELIETQSVESFKSYLNKILKESSSKGGSKAAKSIANDPNFRDALLLAMRLKTEHPKIERLKEVIKKQLEENEDSRIIVFTNYRDSADFLVSEISKVAPAVKFIGQADRENEKGMKQREQIEVLQKFKEGIYKVLVATSVGEEGLDIPATDLVIFYEAIPSEIRAIQRKGRTGRGRKGRIVVLMAKGTRDEAYYYTSLRKERLMFEKLREIKAMLDKGEPKAQAKLTDFEKTGIKIIVDSRELRSEVVRLLKEAGVDLEVKNLEIADYILSDRVAIERKTVDDFVDSLISDRLFSQLIKLKSYERPIIIIEGENIYRRAVHPNAIRGALATIVIDFGIPLIFTKDEKETTDFILAIARREQEDKKREVVEHYGKTKRTLKEEQEYIVSAISNVGTVIAKNLLEHFQTIEKIATASEEELMEVPKVGKKTAKRIRLVMSIPYSEADKYDIENF